The following coding sequences lie in one Thalassoglobus polymorphus genomic window:
- a CDS encoding SPFH domain-containing protein, translating into MGLFDKLRAELIDIIEWVDDSRHTIAWRFPRYQNEIKNGAQLIVRPGQMAVFVHRGELADTFGPGHYELKTDNLPILSTLAGWKHGFNSPYKAEVYFVNTRQITDLKWGTPNPIMLRDADFGPIRLRAFGTYTMQAVDPKALLKELIGTDSSFEIDEINELMRSMIASTFADIIGESKISALDLAANYRELSEDLRQSVVEKVDDEYGLNLPQLFIVNVSLPEEVEKAMDTRTSMGVIGDMGRFQQFQMGKAMTAAAENPAGGGASEGMGLGMGFAMANQMVQGMGQAAGAGGAAPPPPPMAATWYVAVNGKSEGPFDLNQMSQGAQAGQVKKETLVWSQAIGDWQPAGQVGALGMIFGPPSPPPPPPAGS; encoded by the coding sequence ATGGGACTCTTTGACAAACTCCGCGCCGAGTTAATTGACATTATCGAGTGGGTCGACGACTCGCGTCATACGATTGCCTGGCGTTTTCCTCGCTATCAGAATGAAATTAAAAACGGCGCACAGCTGATTGTCCGTCCCGGTCAGATGGCAGTCTTTGTTCATCGCGGGGAATTGGCGGATACCTTTGGCCCGGGGCACTATGAATTAAAAACTGACAACCTGCCAATCTTAAGTACGCTGGCCGGATGGAAGCATGGCTTCAACAGCCCCTACAAGGCGGAAGTATACTTCGTCAACACGCGTCAGATCACAGATCTGAAATGGGGAACTCCCAACCCAATTATGCTCCGCGATGCAGACTTCGGTCCAATTCGCCTGCGAGCTTTCGGCACGTACACAATGCAGGCTGTCGATCCGAAAGCACTGCTCAAAGAGCTGATCGGTACAGATTCGAGTTTTGAAATTGATGAAATCAACGAACTGATGCGGTCGATGATCGCCTCAACATTTGCTGACATCATTGGCGAATCGAAAATCAGCGCCCTCGACCTGGCCGCCAACTATCGTGAACTCTCTGAGGACTTAAGACAAAGTGTCGTCGAAAAAGTTGATGATGAATATGGGCTGAACCTCCCGCAATTGTTTATCGTCAATGTCTCGCTTCCAGAAGAAGTCGAGAAAGCGATGGACACCCGCACAAGTATGGGTGTGATCGGAGACATGGGACGTTTCCAGCAATTCCAGATGGGCAAAGCCATGACAGCCGCTGCTGAGAACCCGGCAGGTGGCGGAGCTTCTGAAGGAATGGGGCTCGGCATGGGCTTCGCAATGGCAAACCAGATGGTCCAAGGCATGGGACAAGCTGCTGGAGCAGGCGGGGCGGCACCACCACCGCCTCCGATGGCAGCGACGTGGTACGTGGCTGTCAACGGGAAATCTGAAGGGCCGTTTGATCTCAACCAGATGTCTCAAGGAGCACAAGCAGGTCAGGTCAAGAAAGAGACTCTCGTCTGGTCTCAGGCGATCGGCGACTGGCAACCGGCCGGACAGGTTGGCGCGTTAGGCATGATCTTCGGTCCACCATCTCCTCCACCACCCCCACCAGCTGGATCGTAA
- the mobA gene encoding molybdenum cofactor guanylyltransferase, giving the protein MTTSIEIGAIVLCGGKSSRMGQPKHLLPFGNEFVLQRVVRELSGITTKIVIVAAPDQEIPPLPVECQLVRDEVTYQGPLSGLMYGMQALENDVEAAYLSGCDVPLLKSEFVKEMVRHLDTAEIAVPFEEKFLHPLASVYRTSLRTRAEELIAAGERRPRQLIESSTTHYVPCEDLRGVDQNLDSLRNMNTPEAYAELLEIAGVSEITERRFPHPQ; this is encoded by the coding sequence ATGACGACTTCCATTGAAATTGGTGCCATCGTGTTGTGCGGAGGAAAGAGTTCGCGCATGGGACAGCCGAAGCATCTATTACCATTCGGGAATGAATTCGTCCTACAACGAGTGGTTCGAGAACTCAGCGGCATCACCACAAAAATTGTGATCGTCGCAGCTCCCGATCAAGAGATTCCTCCATTGCCAGTCGAGTGTCAACTCGTCAGAGACGAGGTCACCTACCAAGGACCGTTGTCTGGACTAATGTATGGCATGCAAGCCTTGGAGAATGACGTCGAGGCAGCATATCTCTCTGGATGTGATGTCCCGCTGCTCAAGTCAGAGTTTGTCAAAGAGATGGTTCGACACTTGGACACAGCCGAGATCGCGGTTCCGTTCGAAGAGAAATTTCTGCATCCGCTAGCAAGCGTCTATCGAACCTCACTAAGAACGCGGGCCGAAGAACTGATAGCAGCTGGAGAACGTCGCCCCAGGCAACTGATCGAATCGTCAACAACACACTACGTTCCATGTGAGGACTTAAGAGGAGTCGATCAGAACTTGGATTCGCTTCGCAATATGAATACTCCAGAAGCTTATGCCGAGCTTCTGGAGATTGCCGGAGTCTCAGAGATTACGGAAAGACGATTTCCCCACCCACAGTGA
- a CDS encoding 3-oxoacyl-ACP synthase III — protein MRYQHVCLEAIVTNPPEEVVTSVEIESRLAPVYEKLRLPEGRLELMTGIRERRFYQPGTLPGTISAATVQKGLKAARIAPELCQALIHGSVCRDQMEPATAAAVHAAAGLPKNSLVIDVSNACLGILNGAVIIADMIELGRIKAGIVVGTEIGRPLVEATIDKLNNDPSVTRKSFKLDFASLTIGSGSAAIVLCHDSISKTGHRLLGGACRADTSHANLCEGGVDAGETNDHRPLMSTDSEALLYAGVDLAQETWEETKAVLGWANADVTKTFTHQVGKAHRSLLLEKLNLSTELDYPTVEVMGNTGAAALPTAAALGIEAGFVSAGDRIALLGIGSGLNSIMLGVEWNS, from the coding sequence ATGCGTTATCAACATGTTTGCCTCGAAGCGATCGTCACCAATCCTCCCGAAGAAGTGGTGACCTCTGTAGAAATCGAATCGCGACTCGCTCCTGTCTACGAAAAACTTCGATTGCCGGAAGGCCGACTCGAACTCATGACAGGCATCCGGGAACGGCGGTTCTATCAGCCTGGGACCCTTCCAGGAACAATCAGCGCAGCCACTGTTCAGAAGGGACTCAAAGCTGCCAGGATCGCCCCCGAATTGTGCCAAGCACTCATTCACGGATCGGTTTGTCGTGATCAAATGGAACCAGCCACTGCGGCGGCTGTCCATGCTGCAGCAGGTTTACCAAAAAACTCATTAGTCATTGATGTCAGCAATGCCTGCCTGGGGATCTTGAACGGCGCTGTGATCATTGCTGACATGATCGAACTGGGCCGTATCAAAGCTGGAATTGTCGTCGGAACAGAAATCGGTCGACCACTTGTTGAAGCAACGATCGACAAACTCAACAACGATCCGAGCGTGACTCGAAAATCATTCAAACTCGATTTCGCGTCACTCACAATCGGTTCAGGCTCCGCTGCGATTGTCTTGTGCCATGACTCCATCAGCAAAACGGGTCATCGGCTGCTAGGAGGAGCCTGCCGAGCTGACACATCTCACGCCAATCTGTGCGAAGGAGGAGTCGATGCAGGTGAAACAAACGATCACCGGCCACTGATGAGCACCGATTCCGAAGCACTTCTTTATGCGGGTGTCGATCTCGCCCAAGAGACGTGGGAGGAGACGAAAGCCGTTCTCGGATGGGCGAATGCGGACGTCACAAAAACATTTACTCACCAGGTTGGAAAAGCTCATCGTTCGCTGCTGCTGGAGAAACTGAACCTCTCTACTGAACTCGACTATCCTACCGTCGAGGTGATGGGAAACACGGGCGCTGCTGCCCTTCCTACGGCTGCAGCACTCGGGATTGAAGCAGGCTTTGTCTCTGCCGGAGACCGTATCGCATTGCTCGGAATCGGTAGTGGCTTGAATTCAATCATGCTTGGCGTTGAATGGAATTCATGA